A stretch of Candidatus Vicinibacter affinis DNA encodes these proteins:
- a CDS encoding CHAT domain-containing protein, which yields MKKLICLFGFLLNFASIISAQVSDSIIIKQIDSLINISNEFTTLKDFEKALEVNSVAENIAIKNLGPESASYGRCCFMKGRINYYMGNYKEAEKWILASLDITEKNFSKKSLNYLNYALSLATLYEKIGKYKKAESIYLEIITLHDSLSGSENDDFIETTFRLGKLYHSMGEFMKSDTLETKAKKYWEAKYGKLHRYYIKAVTSLGYLYTEMERYEDAELLSLEALSLKEKTEGKRTQSYGWSLVNVGLLYRSMGRLDDAEKFYKEAQFVFEICVGKEDVDYGKATANLGIVYSEKGHYDLAELYFTKSLAIFEKAYGTEHPITTYAHSVIASLYERMGLLERSKNYRLRIQTQNIKNLGVSHKDVAKIYFDIGRVYRSMGNLDSAKYYLDLAIPIFEKSLGKKSIEYAKCLTNLSFIFSLKSDTLTSQKLLLEAKQIFESHPLGCSDCYFSTLLTLGKNFQFQNKFDLAENYFVEANLFLERELRDYNEHYPELLLALANLEIAKDSIHMAVPFLQKLILVMKGKLELATRHMSDFELNSFLRIISSHNDALYSFLTDFPDASLIQSAYDYTLFIKGYLLHNALRLKSLAQSDSTTAGLYERYLYCNRMLARDYANPYKQRNNTNEWEMKSDSIEKKLARIFVEHTDAIRQINVQEIQQKLEADEVAVEFITFQYSGNKSSETNMYAALLLNISDTTPHFILLCEEKEIYQLLNSFSARKMDYVANLYQPADGRGALPINENSKSLYDLIWKPLEPYLKGVKTTYFSPSGLLHRINQNAILISKEIDNHTLLSDKYNLVQLGSTRQIVFKNFDENLKPISASIYGGINFEMDSMEMMEHLPIRDSSIASLRSEHTFYYIDSTVRGGSWQYLLGSDQETTEINKIFSKAKIKSNLYNGNDATEESFKQLGDYKNVSPRILHISTHGFFFPDPKSENSNSPFSMSSQEPIFKISEHPMMRSGLILAGGNHAWKTGKPIRPDMEDGILTAYEICQLNLRNTELVVLSACETGLGDLQGNEGVYGLQRAFKIAGAKNLIMSLWQVPDQQTKELMTLFYKYWLLKKKTIRQALQMAQRELRNKGLEPFYWAGFVLVE from the coding sequence ATGAAAAAATTAATTTGTCTTTTTGGATTTCTTTTAAACTTCGCTTCTATAATATCCGCCCAAGTGAGTGATTCTATAATCATAAAACAGATAGATAGTCTAATAAATATATCGAATGAATTCACAACATTAAAAGATTTTGAAAAAGCACTTGAAGTTAATAGTGTAGCTGAAAACATTGCTATTAAAAACCTAGGGCCAGAGTCAGCATCTTACGGAAGATGCTGTTTTATGAAAGGAAGAATAAATTATTATATGGGGAACTATAAGGAAGCTGAAAAATGGATTTTAGCATCTTTAGACATCACAGAAAAAAATTTTAGTAAGAAAAGTTTGAATTATTTAAATTATGCACTTTCTCTTGCAACACTTTATGAAAAAATTGGTAAGTACAAGAAGGCGGAATCAATCTATCTGGAAATAATAACACTTCACGATTCATTGTCAGGGTCAGAGAATGATGATTTTATCGAAACTACTTTTCGGTTAGGAAAACTCTACCACTCTATGGGAGAATTCATGAAGTCAGATACACTAGAAACAAAGGCAAAAAAATATTGGGAAGCAAAATATGGTAAGCTTCATCGCTACTATATAAAAGCAGTTACATCACTTGGGTATTTGTACACAGAAATGGAGCGTTATGAAGATGCTGAGCTTTTATCCTTAGAAGCCTTGTCCTTAAAAGAAAAAACAGAAGGTAAAAGGACTCAATCCTATGGTTGGAGTTTGGTGAATGTTGGGTTATTGTATCGCAGTATGGGTCGACTTGACGATGCGGAAAAATTCTATAAAGAAGCCCAATTTGTTTTTGAAATTTGTGTTGGTAAAGAAGATGTTGATTATGGAAAAGCCACAGCTAATCTTGGTATTGTATATTCTGAGAAAGGGCACTATGATTTAGCTGAATTATATTTTACCAAATCACTAGCTATATTTGAAAAAGCTTATGGGACTGAACATCCAATAACTACATATGCACATTCTGTCATCGCAAGTCTCTATGAGCGCATGGGACTATTAGAAAGGTCCAAAAATTATCGACTACGCATTCAAACACAAAATATCAAGAACCTTGGAGTAAGTCACAAGGATGTTGCAAAGATTTATTTTGACATTGGTAGAGTATATCGTAGTATGGGCAATCTGGATTCTGCGAAATATTATCTAGACCTAGCCATCCCAATTTTTGAAAAAAGTTTAGGTAAAAAAAGTATCGAATATGCTAAATGCTTAACTAATTTGTCATTTATATTCAGTTTGAAGTCAGACACACTTACTTCACAAAAATTACTCCTCGAAGCTAAACAAATATTTGAAAGTCATCCACTAGGCTGTAGTGACTGTTATTTTTCTACACTCTTGACCTTAGGAAAAAACTTTCAATTTCAGAATAAATTTGATTTGGCCGAAAATTATTTTGTGGAAGCTAATTTGTTTTTAGAAAGAGAATTGAGGGACTATAACGAACATTATCCTGAACTACTCTTAGCGTTAGCAAATCTTGAAATTGCAAAGGATTCAATACATATGGCGGTTCCTTTTTTACAAAAATTAATTCTCGTAATGAAAGGTAAACTGGAGCTTGCAACTCGCCATATGTCAGACTTTGAATTAAACTCGTTTTTAAGAATTATTTCCTCGCATAATGATGCTCTTTATTCATTTTTAACTGATTTTCCTGATGCATCTTTAATTCAGTCAGCCTATGATTATACTTTGTTTATCAAAGGTTATTTATTGCATAATGCCTTAAGATTAAAAAGTTTGGCTCAATCAGATTCAACCACCGCAGGATTATATGAAAGATATCTATATTGTAACAGAATGTTAGCAAGAGATTATGCAAATCCTTATAAGCAAAGAAATAATACAAATGAGTGGGAAATGAAATCCGATTCTATTGAAAAAAAGCTTGCACGTATTTTTGTTGAACACACAGATGCTATACGACAAATAAATGTACAAGAAATTCAGCAAAAACTCGAAGCTGATGAAGTAGCTGTGGAGTTTATAACCTTTCAATACAGTGGCAATAAGTCATCAGAAACTAATATGTATGCCGCTTTATTACTTAATATTAGTGATACTACTCCGCATTTTATCCTGCTGTGCGAAGAAAAGGAAATTTACCAATTATTAAATTCATTTTCCGCTCGAAAAATGGATTACGTCGCAAATCTCTATCAACCTGCTGATGGACGTGGCGCCTTACCCATTAATGAAAATTCCAAATCTCTTTACGATTTAATCTGGAAGCCTCTTGAACCCTACTTGAAAGGAGTCAAAACCACTTACTTCTCTCCAAGTGGATTACTCCACCGGATAAATCAAAATGCAATTCTAATTTCTAAGGAGATAGATAATCATACTTTACTTTCAGATAAATATAATTTAGTTCAATTGGGAAGTACAAGACAAATAGTATTTAAAAACTTTGATGAAAATTTAAAACCAATCAGTGCTTCCATCTATGGAGGCATTAACTTTGAAATGGATTCTATGGAGATGATGGAACACCTTCCAATTAGAGATAGTAGCATTGCTTCACTTCGTTCTGAACATACTTTTTATTATATAGATTCTACAGTCCGAGGAGGTAGTTGGCAATATCTCCTTGGCTCCGACCAAGAAACTACAGAAATTAATAAGATCTTTAGCAAGGCAAAAATCAAAAGTAATTTATATAATGGAAATGATGCCACGGAAGAATCTTTCAAGCAATTAGGGGACTACAAAAATGTATCTCCAAGGATACTTCATATCTCTACTCATGGTTTTTTCTTCCCTGACCCCAAAAGTGAAAATAGCAATTCACCATTTTCAATGAGTAGTCAGGAACCGATATTTAAAATAAGCGAGCACCCCATGATGAGGTCCGGATTAATTTTGGCTGGAGGAAACCACGCCTGGAAAACCGGGAAGCCTATTCGTCCTGACATGGAAGATGGCATCCTAACGGCATATGAAATATGTCAACTTAATTTAAGGAATACAGAATTAGTGGTGCTATCTGCTTGCGAAACGGGGCTCGGAGATTTACAGGGTAATGAAGGAGTCTATGGCTTGCAACGCGCTTTTAAAATTGCAGGCGCCAAAAATCTGATCATGTCCTTGTGGCAGGTACCCGATCAACAAACCAAAGAATTGATGACCTTATTCTATAAGTATTGGTTACTTAAGAAAAAGACAATTCGTCAAGCCTTGCAAATGGCGCAAAGGGAATTACGGAATAAAGGATTGGAGCCATTTTATTGGGCAGGATTTGTTCTTGTAGAATAA
- a CDS encoding glutathione peroxidase, producing the protein MKYTALVFFFTFLCSSIHSQTMQSIYDFKVQTIDGKEFDFAQLKGKKVLIVNTASECGYTPQYAELEELYKKFGGEKFTILGFPANNFGGQEPGTNAEIQQFCKKNYGVSFPMMSKISVKGKEMHPLYQWLTMQAENGVQDAEVKWNFQKFLIDEKGKWIRVISYKESPLSEEILNWLSQSN; encoded by the coding sequence ATGAAATATACTGCTCTTGTTTTCTTCTTTACTTTTTTATGTTCTTCAATCCATTCACAAACGATGCAAAGTATTTACGATTTTAAGGTTCAGACAATCGACGGAAAAGAATTTGATTTTGCTCAATTAAAAGGCAAAAAAGTCCTCATCGTAAACACAGCTTCAGAATGTGGATATACACCACAATACGCGGAATTGGAAGAGCTTTACAAGAAATTTGGTGGCGAAAAATTTACCATTTTGGGTTTCCCGGCAAATAATTTTGGTGGACAAGAACCCGGTACGAATGCAGAGATACAGCAATTTTGCAAGAAGAATTATGGGGTGAGTTTTCCCATGATGTCTAAAATTTCAGTTAAGGGTAAAGAAATGCATCCATTGTATCAGTGGCTTACCATGCAGGCAGAAAACGGCGTTCAGGATGCAGAAGTCAAATGGAATTTTCAGAAGTTTCTTATTGATGAAAAGGGTAAATGGATTCGTGTAATATCTTATAAAGAGAGTCCATTGTCTGAAGAAATTTTGAATTGGCTTTCTCAGTCCAATTAA